A DNA window from Ficedula albicollis isolate OC2 chromosome 1, FicAlb1.5, whole genome shotgun sequence contains the following coding sequences:
- the MPC2 gene encoding mitochondrial pyruvate carrier 2, with product MKWGLVVAGLADMARPAEKLSTAQSAVLMATGLIWSRYSLVIIPKNWSLFAVNFFVGCAGGSQLFRIWRYNQELKAQKQAQ from the exons GGTTTGGTGGTTGCTGGACTGGCTGACATGGCCAGACCAGCAGaaaagctcagcacagcacagtctgCAGTATTAATGGCCACAG GCCTCATTTGGTCACGGTACTCTCTGGTGATTATCCCTAAAAACTGGAGTCTGTTTGCTGTGAACTTCTTTgttggctgtgctggtggctccCAGCTTTTCCGAATATGGAG GTATAATCAGGAGCTAAAAGCACAAAAGCAGGCGCAGTAA